One segment of Vicia villosa cultivar HV-30 ecotype Madison, WI unplaced genomic scaffold, Vvil1.0 ctg.000168F_1_1, whole genome shotgun sequence DNA contains the following:
- the LOC131624909 gene encoding probable leucine-rich repeat receptor-like serine/threonine-protein kinase At3g14840: MTFFFLFPLFLLLPFFFDSFSLGATLHEDEVKALMDIGKTLGKKDWDFSVDPCSGQNNWISPTQLQGSENAVTCNCSFQNNTLCHVVSVVLKAQNLSGTLPPDLVRLSFLQEIDLTLNYLNGTIPKEWATLSLVNISFYGNRLSGPIPKEFGDITTLKSLVLEFNQLSGNLPPELGSLNKIERLLLSSNNFTGVLPATFAKLTALKQFRIGDSQFSGAIPNFIQSWKNLEMLVIRGSGLNGPIPSGISLLKNLTDLTITDLNGSDSPFPQLENMSKLSKLVLRSCNIIGAVPGYLGKLTKLKAIDLSNNKLSGQISTGLGGLQNIMYLLFLSGNQLSGPLPDWIVKPDFVDLSYNNFTISNFEQQTCQQGSVNLFASSLTGNSLGNVSCLENYQCPKTWYSLYINCGGKRKTVDGNKTYDDDSAEMESARYRQIGTNWALITAGHFFDSGRSDYYIWSNATKLAIDNGTELYMDARVSPNSLTYYAFCIGNGNYTVNLHFAEIMFSDDETFSSIGRRVFDIYIQRKLVVKDFDIAKEAGGVGKAVIKSFTAGVTRNALEIRLSWAGKGTTTIPFGSVYGPLISAISVDPDFTPPSENNRSLPVGAVVAIVVAGVIVIIFVIGIMWWKGCLTHKCLGAREQKGFASQTGLFSLQKIKAATNNFDESFKIGEGGFGPVYKGVLQDGTIVAIKQLSSKSTQGSREFINEIGMISTLQHPNLVKLYGFCMEDDQLLLIYEYMENNSLAHALFAKKEDLENRQLRLEWKTRKRICIGIAKGLAYLHGESKIKIIHRDIKATNVLLDKDLNPKISDFGLAKLNEDDKTHMNTRIAGTYGYMAPEYAMHGYLTDKADVYSFGIAVLEIVSGTNNTVSHPQEECFSLLDWVHLLKEKDNLLEFVDRRLGEDFKKEEVTTMINVALLCTSFSPSLRPSMSSVVSMLEGRTNVQEVVAESIEVLDDKKYKVMQQYYKQTGESSTSEPQSRSRSIATDESNAFIYDTDSSCWEPRN; this comes from the exons ATgactttctttttcttattcccTCTCTTTTTACTCCTTCCTTTCTTTTTTGATTCGTTTTCTCTCGGAGCCACTCTTCACGAAGATGAAG TGAAAGCTCTGATGGACATAGGCAAAACACTTGGGAAGAAAGATTGGGACTTCAGTGTAGATCCATGTAGTGGACAGAACAACTGGATATCGCCAACTCAATTACAAGGTTCTGAAAATGCTGTTACTTGCAATTGTTCTTTCCAAAATAACACTCTCTGCCACGTTGTTAGCGT TGTTCTAAAAGCACAAAACCTTTCTGGTACTCTTCCACCTGATCTTGTGAGGTTGTCTTTTCTCCAAGAAAT TGACCTAACCCTCAACTATCTTAATGGAACAATTCCTAAAGAATGGGCCACATTAAGTCTTGTAAACAT TTCCTTCTATGGAAATCGTCTATCAGGTCCAATTCCAAAGGAGTTTGGAGACATCACCACTCTCAAAAGCTT GGTATTGGAATTCAACCAACTATCAGGAAATCTTCCTCCAGAACTTGGGAGTCTTAACAAGATTGAAAGACT GCTTCTTTCCTCCAACAATTTCACTGGAGTGTTACCTGCAACATTTGCTAAGCTCACTGCATTGAAGCAATT TCGAATTGGCGACAGTCAATTCTCTGGAGCTATACCCAATTTTATACAGAGTTGGAAAAATCTTGAGATGCT TGTGATCCGAGGGAGCGGTTTGAATGGACCAATTCCTTCTGgaatttcacttttgaaaaaCCTAACTGACTT GACTATTACTGACTTGAATGGATCTGATTCACCTTTTCCACAACTTGAAAATATGTCAAAGCTGTCAAAATT AGTATTGAGAAGTTGCAATATCATTGGAGCAGTGCCTGGATATCTTGGAAAGTTAACTAAACTGAAAGCGAT AGACCTCAGCAACAACAAATTAAGTGGACAAATCTCCACGGGCTTAGGGGGTCTACAGAACATCATGTACTTGCT ATTTTTATCTGGGAATCAGCTGTCTGGACCGCTGCCTGACTGGATAGTTAAACCAGACTTTGT agatctgtcgtaTAACAACTTCACTATATCAAACTTTGAGCAGCAGACTTGTCAACAAGGAAGTGT AAACTTGTTTGCGTCTTCTTTGACGGGAAACAGCTT AGGAAATGTTTCATGTTTGGAAAACTATCAATGTCCTAAAA CTTGGTACTCTCTCTACATAAACTGCGGTGGGAAGCGCAAAACAGTTGATGGAAATAAGACATATGATGATGATTCAGCTGAGATGGAATCAGCAAGATATCGTCAAATCGGAACAAATTGGGCACTTATAACTGCTGGTCACTTTTTTGATAGTGGACGCTCTGACTACTACATATGGTCTAATGCAACAAAGCTTGCCATCGACAATGGTACTGAACTGTACATGGATGCACGTGTTTCCCCAAATTCTCTTACTTATTATGCATTCTGCATTGGAAATGGAAACTACACTGTGAATCTCCATTTTGCTGAAATAATGTTCAGTGATGATGAAACATTTAGCAGCATCGGAAGACGTGTATTTGACATCTACATCCAG AGAAAGTTGGTGGTGAAGGATTTCGATATTGCAAAAGAGGCAGGTGGTGTTGGCAAGGCAGTCATTAAAAGTTTTACTGCTGGTGTGACTAGAAACGCATTGGAGATTCGGTTAAGTTGGGCTGGGAAAGGAACAACTACTATCCCATTTGGATCAGTATATGGGCCTCTTATATCAGCTATATCAGTTGATCCGG ATTTTACACCTCCATCGGAAAATAATAGAAGCCTACCTGTAGGAGCTGTAGTTGCCATTGTGGTTGCTGGAGTAATTGTTATCATCTTTGTAATTGGCATAATGTGGTGGAAGGGTTGTTTAACACATAAATGTTTAGGAGCAAGAG AGCAAAAGGGTTTTGCTTCACAAACTGGCTTATTCAGCTTACAGAAAATCAAAGCAGCAACAAACAACTTTGATGAATCCTTTAAGATTGGAGAAGGAGGATTTGGTCCTGTTTACAAG GGTGTTTTACAAGATGGCACAATAGTAGCAATTAAGCAGCTATCTTCTAAATCAACTCAAGGATCTCGTGAATTTATTAACGAGATAGGCATGATTTCGACTTTACAACACCCTAATCTTGTTAAGCTCTATGGCTTCTGTATGGAAGATGATCAGTTATTGTTGATTTATGAATACATGGAAAACAATAGCCTTGCTCATGCTTTATTTG CCAAGAAAGAAGACCTAGAAAATCGTCAATTGAGATTGGAATGGAAAACTAGGAAGAGAATTTGTATTGGTATAGCTAAAGGTTTGGCTTACCTGCATGGAGAGTCAAAAATAAAGATCATTCATAGAGACATCAAGGCCACTAATGTGTTGCTAGATAAAGACCTCAACCCCAAGATATCTGATTTTGGTTTGGCAAAGCTCAATGAAGACGACAAAACCCACATGAACACCAGAATAGCTGGCACTTA TGGATACATGGCTCCTGAGTATGCTATGCATGGTTATTTAACGGACAAAGCAGATGTTTATAGTTTTGGAATTGCTGTGTTGGAAATTGTTAGTGGAACCAACAACACCGTTAGTCATCCTCAGGAGGAATGCTTCTCTCTTCTTGATTGG GTGCACCTCTTGAAGGAAAAAGATAATCTATTGGAGTTCGTTGATCGGAGATTGGGCGAAGACTTCAAGAAAGAGGAGGTTACAACGATGATCAATGTGGCTCTTTTATGCACTAGTTTTTCTCCCTCGCTCAGGCCCTCCATGTCTTCAGTAGTAAGCATGCTTGAAGGAAGAACAAATGTTCAAGAAGTAGTGGCAGAATCAATTGAGGTACTGGATGATAAGAAATATAAGGTGATGCAACAATACTACAAACAAACAGGAGAAAGTAGCACAAGTGAACCTCAAAGCCGAAGCCGAAGCATCGCAACAGATGAATCTAATGCCTTTATTTATGATACAGATTCTTCATGCTGGGAACCAAGAAATTAG